One window from the genome of Clupea harengus chromosome 19, Ch_v2.0.2, whole genome shotgun sequence encodes:
- the prrc2a gene encoding protein PRRC2A: MSERSGQTAKGKDGKTKYASLNLFDTYKGKSLETQKPVVAPRHGLQSLGKVSSARRMPPPANLPSLKAENKGNDPNVTLVPKDGTGWASKQEQADPKSTDALSAPQPESQQPVDSQTPAVTQSRTPPAQEVAQEAPVTASAAGARSWAQASVTHGAQGDGGKGSSQLSPFSREEFPTLQAAGDQDKAGREQATADQWYGPGPSLRPQNVTSWRDGGGRALAASPAGEGVAEAGAGGALVMEGATQQPNPSSHGPPRNPPAGSPALPLPQPPGGPQFPAYRGIMPPFMYPPYLPFPPPYGPQGPYRYPPPNEAHRFSRPQGGPGPDGRPSGGPRGGGEHVKRPSILKQDDLKELDELDHQDGDEGWAGAHEEIDYSAKLKFSDDEGEEDGEEERSDSRNGTREPQQQRAQDGHAPTSRSRASDSGGDSHRNTPAAADSPTPPSSKPGSAEEGGGSWAGQGSAGPYQDRSSNQTGPPGTGPLASQKPSGSHQSGSGSGGGPTPPPPSGGLLPQPAGEDEDETWRQRRKQSSTEISAAVERARRRREEEERRMEDERRAACAEKLKRLDQKQQQQQQQQQQQSTKPDSATPPPAAPASSPSPSLSASASSPNVSQPPSPCVDLEEAPLSSVQANSTVAIHRQRAGSNSSYDSITESQQSPPPAVSQQQQPQQQQQQQQLPPQKLLETAGPGDSKEDSLAVPHVRSGRGGGGGGEDSGKAESAGGGAGRQPSGPPGQGYSKYQKSLPPRFQRQQQEQLLKQQQQWQHQHNQAAQGQMQSQQQAPQGPSPGNAQQTGPKQTGPPIYPPGSMGRPPPLPMNFDPRWVMMPYMDPRMMQGRPPPMDYYPPNMHPTGLMGRERSDSGGSGSDQFDRQQQQQQQQQQQQQQHGGHPHRGTPPMDPKLAWAPEVFPGGVEGRGLSSPLRQKQALEEDDMAKGPRSDTPPVRGTGPMQQPGVSPNSPSGSSNQTPPPMGTQVGGPHHQPFMGGRGNYSGFPDGGSRMAAHQQQQQQRGNSGGSQHGFGHQDEGPRGGQQQGQIWGAPHPHYDRNGRADLSPLENSGHLQQQQQQHHPGHHPHFSLYPHKQENGRGERERGGDPKKSDPSPSLHQPSLSSSCSSSSSSTSAREDGSGKQQPQHPQAPQPEHDSTVGHGGGGGRKGDKMPPNTHFSQSQHAQQQQQHPKGGQRGRDHKTETQWGPRPGGSTPGGGPPHGRKGNTGPGATVGGEDSANPSADGKSQQGGANLNRRAGPIKRPVLKEMKREGGEGEGGEKTAGGLGKEKEQDGPSSAKQDPASQTSSANSGKDESVPANKQRNGGKERAPGGKGPKDADGSAPNQGGPPSRRDRERSHEGVGGGATFHPSASRGSRATRARGEFYGRGRGYRGAYAGSSSGGGGGTSRGRAGGRSSRDFRASTNSGYHQEYNKNDGPSGGGRHGQGSSQHNPARARNRSETRSEGSEYEEIPKRRRQRGSETGSESGGSEHSEKEEQQQQQHQRKPSAKNGTGPENATMSGQSSSGQPRSSQARVFTPRGVPSRRGRGGGGGGGAGGGMYRGGGGSMAGGHRSGSGSASSHSWSAKSSTTVRKQQAPANPSPPKDSGRTGGGEKKEKAGGENQSQSQVTNPQPGPPATAAPPPQSTAENGGVVGQPPSANPTSNSTGPPPQTLSGQDGRSFPPRSFERPPRRRRHGRSQHQQDKPPRFRRLKQERDNAARINGSAPQHRSSSPAETDGTGNPNATVPNANHNNSTATNTTNNSSGGGHVGGGGGSLNLNSHHHHHYNQSNASQNHPQHRHNHNQAGGAKSPDVSNQNSDHANEEWETASESSDFTEFREREGGGGKSYPSHHHHHHHHHHHQHQPSGRGGGGGGERDLSSKEAAGNKRSFSSQRPGMERQNRRVSAGGGGGGGRGPRGPPGGGGGGGGGMGGGPGNGGGSRGERRGNWPSPKNRK, from the exons TACCGATGCATTGTCAGCACCGCAGCCGGAGTCGCAGCAGCCTGTGGATTCACAGACACCTGCAGTGACCCAGTCGAGAACCCCTCCGGCTCAAGAGGTAGCACAAGAG gccCCAGTTACAGCTTCGGCCGCAGGGGCAAGGTCCTGGGCTCAGGCCAGTGTTACACATGGAGCACAAGGAGATG gtgGAAAGGGATCAAGCCAACTGTCGCCATTCTCTCGCGAGGAATTTCCCACCCTGCAAGCGGCTGGCGACCAGGACAAAGCTGGCAGAGAACAGGCCACTGCAGATCAGTGGTATGGGCCCGGACCAAGCCTCCGCCCCCAGA ACGTGACGAGTTGGCGGGACGGTGGGGGCCGAGCGTTGGCGGCCTCCCCTGCTGGGGAGGGGGTGGCGGAGGCTGGTGCTGGGGGAGCCCTTGTGATGGAGGGGGCCACCCAGCAGCCGAACCCCTCGTCCCACGGGCCGCCTAGGAACCCCCCGGCCGGCAGCCCCGCTCTGCCTCTCCCCCAGCCCCCTGGCGGACCCCAGTTCCCTGCCTACCGCGGAATCATGCCTCCCTTC ATGTACCCGCCGTACCTGCCCTTTCCACCTCCATATGGTCCTCAAGGGCCCTACAGGTATCCTCCACCCAATGAGGCACACAG GTTCTCTCGTCCGCAGGGTGGGCCAGGCCCTGATGGGAGGCCCTCTGGAGGCCCCCGGGGAGGTGGGGAGCACGTGAAGCGCCCCTCCATCCTCAAGCAGGACGACCTGAAAGAGCTGGACGAACTGGACCACCAGGATGGAGACGAGGGCTGGGCCG GGGCTCACGAGGAGATTGACTACTCCGCCAAGCTGAAGTTCAGTGAcgatgaaggagaggaggacggggaggaggagaggagcgacaGCAGGAATGGCACTCG AGAGCCACAACAGCAGCGTGCTCAGGATGGCCATGCCCCAACCTCGCGCTCCCGAGCGTCCGACAGCGGAGGGGACTCCCATCGCAACACACCAGCCGCTGCCGACAgccccacacccccctccagCAAGCCAGGCTCGGCCGAGGAGGGAGGCGGCAGCTGGGCTGGACAGGGCAGCGCCGGACCCTACCAG GACCGCTCGTCCAATCAGACGGGCCCTCCAGGTACTGGCCCTCTGGCATCCCAGAAGCCCTCGGGTTCTCATCAGAGTGGCAGCGGCAGTGGCGGTGgacccacccctccacccccctccggGGGCCTCCTCCCCCAGCCGGCAGGCGAAGACGAGGACGAGACGTGGCGCCAACGGCGGAAGCAGTCATCCACGGAGATCTCTGCCGCCGTGGAGCGCGCCCGTCGCCgccgggaggaagaggagcggcGCATGGAGGATGAGCGCCGAGCGGCATGCGCCGAGAAGCTCAAGCGGCTGGaccagaagcagcagcagcagcagcagcagcagcaacagcagagcACCAAGCCAGACAGCGCCACGCCACCCCCTGCTGCCCCAGCCAGCAGCCCCAGCCCCTCACTCTCGGCCTCGGCCTCCTCGCCCAACGTCAGCCAGCCCCCCTCGCCCTGCGTGGATCTTGAGGAAGCCCCCCTGTCCTCTGTGCAGGCCAACTCCACTGTCGCCATTCACCGACAGAGGGCtggcagcaacagcagctaCGACTCCATCACAG AGAGCCAGCAGAGTCCTCCACCTGCAGtgtcccagcagcagcagccccagcagcagcagcaacagcagcagctacCGCCACAGAAGCTTCTGGAGACCGCAGGCCCTGGCGACAGCAAAGAAGACTCCCTGGCCGTGCCTCACGTCCGCAgtggaagaggtggaggtggaggaggagaggattcTGGGAAGGCGGAGAGCGCCGGGGGTGGTGCGGGTCGGCAGCCCAGCGGCCCCCCTGGTCAAGGCTACTCCAAATACCAGAAGTCGCTGCCACCTCGTTTCCAGCGGCAACAGCAG GAGCAGCtcctgaagcagcagcagcagtggcagcaccaGCACAACCAGGCTGCCCAGGGCCAGATGCAGTCCCAGCAGCAGGCCCCGCAGGGCCCCTCCCCAGGAAACGCCCAGCAGACCGGCCCCAAGCAGACCGGCCCGCCGATCTACCCGCCTGGCTCTATGGGCCGCCCGCCGCCCCTGCCCATGAACTTTGACCCCCGCTGGGTAATGATGCCCTACATGGACCCCAGGATGATGCAGGGCCGCCCGCCACCCATGGACTACTACCCGCCCAACATGCATCCAACTG GGCTCATGGGTCGAGAGCGCTCTGACTCCGGAGGTTCTGGGTCAGACCAGTTTGaccggcagcagcagcaacaacagcagcaacagcagcagcagcaacagcatggGGGACACCCTCACCGCGGGACGCCCCCCATGGATCCGAAACTGGCCTGGGCGCCAGAGGTGTTCCCTGGCGGAGTGGAAGGCAGGGGCCTGAGCTCCCCACTGAGGCAGAAGCAGGCTCTGGAGGAGGATGACATGGCCAAGGGCCCAAG GAGTGACACTCCTCCCGTTCGTGGAACAGGCCCCATGCAGCAGCCTGGAGTTTCCCCCAACTCTCCCTCTGGCTCATCCAACCAGACGCCACCACCCATGGGCACCCAGGTCGGGGGCCCCCATCATCAGCCCTTCATGGGAGGTAGAGGAAACTACAGTGGCTTCCCTGACGGTGGATCCAGAATGGCTgcccatcagcagcagcagcagcagaggggtAACAGTGGGGGCTCCCAGCACGGCTTTGGCCATCAGGATGAGGGGCCCCGGGGAGGCCAGCAGCAGGGTCAGATCTGGGGGGCTCCGCACCCCCACTATGACCGCAACGGCCGCGCAGACCTGTCTCCTCTGGAGAACAGTGggcacctccagcagcagcagcagcagcaccaccccGGGCACCACCCTCACTTCTCCCTGTACCCCCACAAACAGGAGAACGGGCGCGGTGAGCGCGAGCGCGGAGGAGACCCCAAGAAGAGCGACCCCTCGCCTTCGCTCCACCAGCcatccctttcctcctcctgttcctcctcttcctcgtccacCTCTGCTAGGGAGGATGGCAGCGGGAAGCAGCAGCCTCAGCATCCACAGGCCCCACAGCCGGAGCATGACTCCACTGTCGGGCACGGTGGTGGAGGCGGCAGAAAAGGGGATAAGATGCCCCCCAACACCCACTTCTCTCAGTCCCAGCatgctcagcagcagcagcaacacccCAAAGGCGGCCAGCGGGGGCGGGACCACAAGACAGAAACGCAGTGGGGCCCGCGACCAGGAGGCAGCACCCCGGGCGGAGGTCCCCCGCACGGTAGAAAGGGAAACACCGGACCGGGCGCCACCGTGGGAGGAGAGGACTCGGCAAACCCTTCAGCCGACGGCAAGTCACAGCAAGGGGGCGCCAACCTTAACAGGAGGGCAGGCCCGATCAAGAGGCCCGTgctgaaggagatgaagagggagggaggagaaggggaaggcGGAGAGAAGACCGCTGGAGGACTGGGCAAAGAGAAGGAGCAAGATGGCCCATCCTCAGCGAAGCAGGACCCGGCCTCCCAGACGTCCTCCGCCAACTCTGGCAAAGACGAGTCTGTCCCAGCCAATAAGCAGAGGAACGGCGGGAAGGAGCGAGCTCCTGGGGGCAAGGGGCCCAAAGATGCAGATGGCTCTGCTCCCAACCAAGGTGGTCCTCCCTCGAGGAGGGATCGTGAGCGCTCGCACGAAGGAGTCGGTGGCGGCGCCACGTTCCACCCCTCCGCCTCCAGGGGCAGCCGGGCGACCCGCGCCCGAGGTGAGTTCTATGGACGTGGACGTGGGTACCGGGGCGCCTACGcgggcagcagcagtggcggtggtggcggcaCCAGCAGAGGCAGAGCAGGCGGCCGGAGCAGCCGTGACTTCCGGGCGTCCACAAACAGTGGCTACCACCAGGAGTACAACAAAAATGATGGGCCATCTGGCGGCGGCAGACACGGGCAGGGTAGCTCGCAGCATAACCCAGCCCGTGCCCGCAACCGCAGCGAGACACGCAGCGAAGGCTCGGAGTACGAGGAGATCCCCAAACGGAGGAGGCAGCGAGGGTCAGAAACGGGCAGCGAGAGCGGCGGCAGTGAGCACTCGGagaaggaggagcagcagcagcagcagcatcagcgcAAGCCCAGCGCCAAGAATGGCACCGGCCCCGAGAACGCCACCATGAGCGGGCAGTCGTCCTCTGGCCAACCCAGGAGCTCGCAGGCCCGGGTCTTCACCCCTCGAGGAGTGCCCTCCAGAAGGggccggggaggaggaggaggaggcggcgccGGAGGAGGCATGTATCGCGGCGGGGGAGGGAGCATGGCCGGAGGTCACCGTTCGGGCTCTGGGTCGGCTTCCTCCCACAGCTGGTCGGCCAAGTCCTCGACGACTGTCCGCAAGCAGCAGGCTCCCGCCAACCCCTCGCCTCCTAAAGACTCCGGTCGTACCGGTGggggagaaaagaaggagaaagccGGCGGCGAGAACCAGTCTCAGAGCCAGGTCACCAACCCTCAGCCAGGACCGCCTGCCACAGCGGCGCCCCCTCCGCAGAGCACTGCTGAGAACGGAGGCGTTGTGGGCCAGCCCCCGTCTGCCAACCCCACCTCCAACTCCACAGGGCCCCCACCTCAGACGCTCTCGGGTCAGGACGGCCGCTCGTTCCCGCCACGGAGCTTCGAGCGCCCCCCTCGGCGCCGTCGCCACGGTCGCTCGCAGCATCAGCAGGACAAGCCGCCCCGCTTCCGCCGGCTCAAGCAGGAGCGCGATAACGCAGCACGCATCAATGGCAGCGCCCCGCAACATCGCTCCTCCTCACCTGCGGAGACGGATGGCACTGGCAACCCCAACGCCACCGTGCCCAACGCCAACCACAACAACTCTACTGcaaccaacaccaccaacaacagcagcggcggcggccatgtcgggggtggaggtggcagcCTGAACTTGaacagccaccaccaccatcactacAACCAGAGCAACGCATCTCAGAACCACCCGCAGCACCGACACAACCACAACCAAGCCGGGGGCGCCAAGTCCCCCGACGTCTCCAACCAGAACTCGGATCACGCCAATGAGGAATGGGAGACCGCCTCAGAGAGCAGTGACTTCACGGAGTTCCGCGAGCGAGAGGGCGGCGGTGGCAAATCCTACCcctcccatcaccaccaccaccaccaccatcaccatcatcagcaCCAGCCCTCAGGGCGCGGTGGAGGGGGTGGCGGTGAGCGTGACCTGTCGTCCAAAGAGGCGGCCGGGAACAAGAGGAGCTTCTCCAGCCAGCGGCCCGGCATGGAGCGGCAGAACCGGCGGGTCAGTgccggcggcggtggcggcggagGAAGGGGCCCCAGAGGGCCACccggtggggggggtggaggagggggaggcatGGGAGGAGGGCCCGGCAATGGTGGAGGCAGTCGCGGTGAGAGGCGCGGTAACTGGCCCTCTCCTAAAAACAGGAAGTAA